GCAGCCTGCGGCTGAGCCTGTCAATTCGAATGGAGCGGCAGCCGACCGTGCTCCCGCTAAAGAAACCAAGCAGAAGGAGATTGAAGAGAGAGAATTTTTGCGGCACATGCCGGATGTAGTGTGCCTGTCGCACTTGCGCTGGGATTTTGTGTACCAGCGGCCGCAGCACCTGCTCTCCCGCTTCGCGCACTGTGCGCGGGTGTATTTTGTGGAGGAGCCGATGTTTGAGGACACGGATGTGCCTTACCTGAATGTATCCGAGCGGGAGGGAGGCGTGCAGGTGGCCGTGCCGCGCCTGCCGCACGGGTTCAACCCCGAGCAGGCAGAAAGCGCGCAGCGCGAACTGCTGGACGAACTGCTGAAAGAGCAGGAAATTAACCGCTACGCCCTCTGGTATTACACCCCCATGGCGCTGGGTTTCTCCGCTCACCTCACACCGCTGCTCACCGTCTATGACTGTATGGACGAACTGGCGGCTTTCAAGTTCGCACCACCGCGCCTGAGAGAGTTGGAGGGGGAGTTGTTCCAAAAAGCGGATCTGGTGTTCACAGGTGGGCGGAGCCTTTACGAGGCCAAGCGCAACAGGCACGCCGCCATATACGCCTTCCCCAGCAGCATCGACAAGGCCCACTTTGCCCAGGCCCGGCAGGAACTGCCGCAGCCGGAAGACCAGGCTGCCATACCGACTCCACGTCTCGGGTTTTTCGGAGTGATTGACGAGCGCCTGGATATAGCTTTGCTGGACGCCCTGTCCGAGGCGCGCCCCGACTGGCAACTGGTGGTGGTGGGGCCGGTGGTGAAGATTGATCCGGCTTCGTTGCCCCGCCGCGCGAACATCCATTACCTGGGCGGCAAGTCCTATACAGAACTGCCCGCCTACCTGAGCGGCTGGGATGTGGCCCTGCTGCCCTTTGCCATCAACGAATCCACTGCTTTCATCAGCCCCACCAAAACGCCGGAGTACCTGGCGGCAGGCAAGCCGGTGGTCTCTACACCTGTCCGTGACGTGGTGCGGCCCTACGGGGAGGAGGGCCTGGTACACATCGCGGCCACGGCAACCGAGTTCGAGGAGGCCGTTGGGGCGGCGCTGGCACAGAGAGGGGATGAAGCGTGGGCGCGGAAAGTAGAGGGATTTATGTCAAACATGTCATGGGACCAAACCTGGGGGCAGATGGTGCGCCTGATGGCGGAGGCGGCGGGACAGAAGAAGGAGAAAAAGGCATGAGGAGCAGCATAAGCAGCGGGGAGTTGGCGCTGGAGATAAATAATGGCATTTTTGACTATTTAATCGTGGGGGCAGGTTTTGCCGGCAGCGTGCTGGCCGAGCGGCTGGCCACACAGCTGGGCAAGCGGGTGCTGATCATCGACAAGCGCCAGCACATCGGCGGCAACGCCTACGACCACTACGACGAGGCGGGGGTGCTGGTACACCGTTACGGCCCGCATATCTTCCATACCAACTCCAGAGAGGTGTTCGACTACCTTTCCGCCTTTACCGCATGGCGGCCTTACGAGCACCGGGTGCTGGCCAGCGTGGACGGGCAACTCGTGCCCATGCCCATCAACCTGGACACGGTGAACAAGCTTTACGGTCTTACACTTACCTCTTTTGAGCTGGAGAGCTTCTTTAAGTCCGTGGCCGAGGAGGTGCCGGAGGTAAAGACTTCGGAGGACGTGGTGGTAGGCCGGGTGGGGCGGGAACTGTATGAGAAGTTTTTCCGCAACTACACCCGCAAGCAGTGGGGCATGGACCCCTCGGAACTAGACAAGTCGGTGACGGCAAGAGTGCCGGTGCGCACCAGCCGCGACGACCGCTATTTCACCGACACCTACCAGGCGATGCCTCTGCACGGTTACACGGCCATGTTCGCCAAAATGCTGGATCACCAGAACATCAAGGTGATGCTGAACACCGATTACAGGGAGGTGCAGGACATGGTGCGCTACAGGGAGATCATATATACCGGCCCGGTGGATGAGTACTTCGGCTTCAGGTATGGCAAACTGCCCTACCGTTCACTGGAGTTCCGGCACCAGACGCTGGAAACGGAGCGGCACCTGCCGGCGGCGGTCGTGAACTTCCCCAACGAGCATGCCTATACACGTGTCACGGAGTTCAAGTACCTGACGGGGCAGGAACACCATAAGACGAGCGTGGTTTATGAGTACCCGCAGGCCGAGGGGGACCCCTACTACCCGGTGCCGCGCCCCGAAAACGCCGAACTCTATAGAAAATACCGGAAGCTGGCGGAAGCCGAGGAAGGGGTTCACTTTGTGGGCAGGCTGGCCACGTACCGCTATTATAACATGGACCAGGTAGTGGCACAGGCCCTGACCCTTTACAAGCGGCTGTCCGGGCTGGAAGAGGAGCCTGCAGCAGCAGTGAAGATTCCGGAGACACGGCGAAAAATGGCGGCTGTGGCTGCAGCCGAGGCACCGTCGCCCAGAAGCACCATCAGCATCAACGGAAACGGCAAGCATATCTGATCGCTTTCCCATGCTTGGCATAGTGTACAACTAGTTACATTTCATATATAATCAGGGGTATATATGCCATTTGCTCAATTCATAGTTGAAGGTTGGCTATGATGCAAATTAAAAGAACCGAACTTGTGGCGCGTCTGCTGCGAATGAGTCGGCATACAGGTCGCCACTATCTTCAAGCCAGCAAAGTAAAACAATGGATATGGAGAGAGACCCTGTTGGGGCACCCGGTATTGCGCACGGGCAAAATCCCTTCCTGCCTTTCTGGATGGCGGGCTTTGAATGCACCGATAAACTGTACGCCTTTAGGCAACAGAGTAGATTAAGGGCCACCTGCAACTGCAGGGGCAGGACTACCGTCGCCTGAGGTTCACATAAAGACCGTGCGCGAAGGCATCCGCTGGAGCCAGGTGGAGCTGAGCCCCTATGTATATGACTGGTCAACGGTGGGCCATATGCTGAAGCAGGGTTTTCTAATTGAGAGACAATAGATAATATATAAGTATTATATAATCAGACATATAGCATCTGCATCTTCATTCATATATAGAGGATGCGTATACCTGCCATCACTCGGAGCTAATATCGATTTTGAACATCGTGCCTTTGTTTTCGGAATATACGGCTTCCATTTTGCGTTCCAGCAGGCACCCCCGGTTCTGGATGCTGTGTAGCCCGATGCCTTTCGGATATAGGGGCGGCGTGGGCGCATGGAATTCAGCAAGCGCATCAGGGGCGCCGCCAGGATGCAGTACCCGCAGGACGCAGTGTTTGCGCCGTTGCCGCACAACGTTATCCGGCAGGGGTACAGAATATATCGTGCCGCTGGCCGGGCCGCGGAAATCAAGGTGTGTTGAACGCCTTCTCCTGCTGCAGAATCACATTTTCCGGGCTTTCAACTCAGTTTTCGAGGCACAGGATTTTGTAACGCTAAACAGTGCTGCTTACGTATTGGTCAACATAAAATGCAGCTAATCCAACATATTTCAGGAAATATGGCACTAAAACCAAGTAAGGACTGTATAAGGAGTGAAACATATAAAGGACTACTCTATCTCGGATAAATCTAATGCATCGGTGTTGGCGGGAGAGGGGGAAGGAAGCGAGCATGAAAACAAGCGAAACACTATGAACTTTGTTGATTTAAGAACAGGTTACTATTTAATGAGCTTTGCTGATTTCGAGTCGGCGGTTACCGCTTCGGAAGCTCTTTGCGCAAAAGGGTTTAAGGTGGCATATCTTAACGAAACCTCCCATATGCGCGAGTGCGAGGTGGGTTCGTACGTGCGGAGCTTTGAGTCTGCTGACACGCGGCAGTACCAGAATTACCATTACTCCAGAACGGAGCATGCGAAAGTAAAGGCGGTAGAGAGCCTGAAAACAGCGCTGGAGGTGCTGGAAGCGAAGAACCCGCAGCAGGCGAAGTTCCTCATGGTGCTGGCCCCCCAGAAGGCAAAGGCTCCGAAGTTGGGACAGTTCATGCTGTAAAATCGCTGCCGGACAAAGCGGCGAAACCAGCTGCTATCGCTCCAACAAAGCTGTATCAGCTGATTTTGCTGCTTATCCGGATATATCCTTTGGTGTAGATGCGCTTGCCACTTTCTTCATCAAACCCGTACCAGACGTCTGCTATATAGGCAGGTGTGCTGTAGCTGGTCACAAACTCCTCGTTGCCGTCAATGGTTTTATAGTCGGTCACCATCTCGTAGCCTGCGCCCAGCGCTTTGTAATACGCTTCATCGTCATCGTCGGCTTCTTCGAGGCAGCGGTTGTAGATGTGGTGGTAGCTGTCGGTCACCGCTTCGTAGAGGCGCTGCAACTCCGGTGTCTCGAACGCCATGTATCCTTCCTCGTCTTTTGTCCAGGTGCCTTGTATTTCCATATCGGCTAAGTTAGCAGAAGTGCATGAGAAGTAAACAACTCCGCTGAAAGCTGAGCCTCACGGAGTGGGCGCGCCTTCAGGGGATGATATAGTGCCTTAGCCGAATTATTTGCCATATAAATTGTGCTATCTGTTCTTTACGAGGTTTTTATATGGTGTAGTATAAAGTTATGCTATAGATGTCAGGCCTGCACGGGAAGCTGAACCTGACCGAGTGCATCAATGATTTTCTCTGCCTCATCTGAAGAATACGCCTCGCGTATATAGTCTTCGTTGATGGTGAAACTGGGCGCCGCCGGGTCCCCGTCAGCCTTGTACTCCCTTCCTTCGGTCAGGCCGCTTTTTCCGGTTATGTCCAGGTTCGCGACAAGAGCGTTCGCGCGGTGCCGAAACGCCGCCCGGATAAGGGCCTCCCCTTTCTCTCCGCTGCTGGGCGTTTCCGGTTCGTGCTGCTCCGCCTCCTCCCTGATGGCCTGCGGGTCCAGGTCGTTTACCTGGCATATCTGCTCAAAAACAGCCAGTTCGGTTTCTTTCTTGTTTTCCATAGTTATGAGTTTATATATGGCTTTAACGGCTGTCAGGGCACAAGGTCGCATATGGCCCGGCAAAATTGCGCGCCACACCCGTGTCGAGGAGTCTATATAGCCAGGATGTGATTTCCTTTCGCCGAAGAGATATGATCCACCCCGAACCTCCCTCAAGAGAAGAGTCTTTTACATATAAATAAGATTCATCTCCCTGAAGGGTAGGGGGATTTCCAATCCGCAGGATTCAGTCAGCTTTATAGATACGCAGCCTGATTTATATAGCCTTTAGAGCATAAATGAAGCGGGGAAGACGAGCCACTGAAGAATATGGCTATATATAGCCAAAGTTCAGCAGGCGCTAAAACTTTCAACCGGAGCCTGCGGTTGCTTTTGAACAGGAAATCGGCATCAAGTGCTGTGTAACACTTGTGTAAATTATTTAGAAATATGTTCATGCTCAACGTTATATAGGCACAGGAGGAATTATCCCTTTAATATGGATTAGACTGTCTCAATCAGCAAAGCAGAACAGCAGCTGGTCCATCGCTCCGCCTTCCAGAAAGCAACAGCTATGTGAAAAAAGAAAGAAGTATCCACCTCCTGACTATATATGATTGCGTGCAGAGGAGGAGGAATTGTAGGAAAGGGCAGTTTTATATATACTTGACCTAATATAATAGAGCATATATAAAAAGAAAATCCCGGCTACAGGCCAGGATTCTCAGTCAACCATTGTATGAAATAGAAATAACTTTAGGGTTTAAAACTTTCGTGTG
This window of the Pontibacter russatus genome carries:
- a CDS encoding glycosyltransferase family 1 protein — translated: MFKETPEPPVQPAAEPVNSNGAAADRAPAKETKQKEIEEREFLRHMPDVVCLSHLRWDFVYQRPQHLLSRFAHCARVYFVEEPMFEDTDVPYLNVSEREGGVQVAVPRLPHGFNPEQAESAQRELLDELLKEQEINRYALWYYTPMALGFSAHLTPLLTVYDCMDELAAFKFAPPRLRELEGELFQKADLVFTGGRSLYEAKRNRHAAIYAFPSSIDKAHFAQARQELPQPEDQAAIPTPRLGFFGVIDERLDIALLDALSEARPDWQLVVVGPVVKIDPASLPRRANIHYLGGKSYTELPAYLSGWDVALLPFAINESTAFISPTKTPEYLAAGKPVVSTPVRDVVRPYGEEGLVHIAATATEFEEAVGAALAQRGDEAWARKVEGFMSNMSWDQTWGQMVRLMAEAAGQKKEKKA
- the glf gene encoding UDP-galactopyranose mutase, whose translation is MRSSISSGELALEINNGIFDYLIVGAGFAGSVLAERLATQLGKRVLIIDKRQHIGGNAYDHYDEAGVLVHRYGPHIFHTNSREVFDYLSAFTAWRPYEHRVLASVDGQLVPMPINLDTVNKLYGLTLTSFELESFFKSVAEEVPEVKTSEDVVVGRVGRELYEKFFRNYTRKQWGMDPSELDKSVTARVPVRTSRDDRYFTDTYQAMPLHGYTAMFAKMLDHQNIKVMLNTDYREVQDMVRYREIIYTGPVDEYFGFRYGKLPYRSLEFRHQTLETERHLPAAVVNFPNEHAYTRVTEFKYLTGQEHHKTSVVYEYPQAEGDPYYPVPRPENAELYRKYRKLAEAEEGVHFVGRLATYRYYNMDQVVAQALTLYKRLSGLEEEPAAAVKIPETRRKMAAVAAAEAPSPRSTISINGNGKHI